A stretch of the Papaver somniferum cultivar HN1 chromosome 6, ASM357369v1, whole genome shotgun sequence genome encodes the following:
- the LOC113289719 gene encoding general transcription factor IIH subunit 2-like produces the protein MNYFTNNHVEERRVAEEKEDEEDEEGNENDMEAWERAYAEDRSWESLQEDESGLLRPIDNDGVQHAQYRRRLRNLSAASAASRIQKGLIRYLYIVIDLSRAASERDFKPSRMAVVAKHVEAFIREFFDQNPLSHIGLVTIKDGVAQCLTDLGGSPDSHIKTLMGQLSCSGDSSLQNALDLVEGYLCGIPSYGHREVLLLYSALTTCDPGDVMETIKKCKRSKIRCSVIGLSAEVFVCKHLCQETGGSYTIALNEFHFKDLLLEHAPPPPAIAEFAVGNLIKMGFPQRAAEGVVSICSCHKEAKVGGGYICPRCKARVCELPTECRICGLTLVSSPHLARSYHHLFPITPFEEPSLGLLNSSRHKLPKTCFGCQQSLVPSGNRPGLRVACPKCKQHFCLDCDIYIHESLHNCPGCESLRHSKTVNNIE, from the exons ATGAATTACTTTACGAACAATCATGTGGAAGAGCGACGAGTAGctgaagaaaaggaagatgagGAGGATGAAGAGGGAAATGAGAATGATATGGAGGCTTGGGAGAGAGCTTATGCAGAGGACAGATCATGGGAGTCTCTGCAAGAAGATGAGTCTGGACTCCTCCGTCCAATCGATAACGATGGTGTACAACATGCCCAGTACCGTCGCCGCCTAAGGAACCTCTCTGCTGCGTCTGCAGCCTCTAGGATCCAGAAAGGTCTCATACGCTACCTATACATTGTCATTGATCTCTCTAGG GCAGCTTCAGAGAGGGATTTTAAGCCAAGCCGGATGGCAGTGGTTGCCAAACACGTCGAAGCTTTCATTAGAGAGTTCTTTGATCAGAACCCTCTTAGTCATATTGGTCTAGTTACTATTAAGGATGGGGTAGCTCAGTGCTTAACTGACCTTGGTGGAAGTCCTGATTCCCATATAAAGACTTTGATGGGTCAGTTGAGCTGTTCGGGTGATTCCTCCCTTCAGAATGCCCTAGATCTTGTTGAAGGCTATCTCTGCGGAATTCCCTCGTATGGTCACCGTGAAGTCTTATTATTATATTCTGCTCTTACGACATGTGATCCTGGGGATGTAATGGAGACCATCAAAAAATGCAAGAGGTCTAAAATTAGGTGCTCAGTTATTGGCCTTTCGGCAGAAGTTTTTGTATGTAAACATCTTTGCCAAGAGACTGGAGGGTCCTACACCATCGCGTTGAATGAA TTTCATTTTAAGGACTTGTTACTGGAGCATGCTCCTCCACCACCAGCAATAGCAGAATTTGCTGTTGGGAATTTAATCAAGATGGGGTTCCCACAAAGAGCAGCAGAGGGTGTTGTCTCTATCTGTTCGTGCCACAAGGAAGCTAAGGTTGGTGGGGGTTACATTTGTCCAAGATGCAAAGCACGTGTCTGTGAACTGCCTACAGAATGCCGAATTTGTGGGCTGACACTTGTTTCTTCACCTCATTTGGCAAGATCATATCATCATTTATTCCCGATAACTCCTTTTGAGGAGCCGTCACTCGGGCTTCTCAATAGTTCACGTCACAAGTTACCGAAAACTTGTTTTGGTTGCCAACAAAGCCTTGTACCTTCTG GTAACAGGCCCGGCCTCCGTGTTGCTTGCCCCAAGTGTAAACAACATTTCTGCTTGGACTGTGACATTTACATACATGAGAGCTTGCACAATTGTCCAGGTTGCGAGAGTCTTAGACATTCCAAAACCGTTAAcaatattgaatga